The following are encoded together in the Humulus lupulus chromosome 5, drHumLupu1.1, whole genome shotgun sequence genome:
- the LOC133779647 gene encoding uncharacterized protein LOC133779647 has protein sequence MNENQDPELLPIDLEIEHTFRRRRRIQKSKREVVVMHAKKGAQQGAAQRVAPLPGVAHDPPVNTAGVAQDRAAQGGVAAKNGQNAVIVADDRDHAIRQYSLPLFNELNLGIVTPEIQAAQFELKPVMFQMLQTVGQFSGMPTEDPHLYLHMFIEVSDSFKLPRVTEDALRLKLFPYSLRDRARAWLNSLLSDFVSTWQEVAERFLMKYFPPTKNAKLRNEITSFQQLDEESLYEAWERFKELLRKFPHHGIPHCIQMETFYNGLNAHTRIVVNASANGALLAKSYNEEYIVKNEAIIQSQAASLRNLENQVGQLANELRNRPHGTLPSDTENPRSIGKEHCKAVTLRNGKELEKDKTESGHEGIPQHCQPASSISKKPPPFPQRFQKQKLDSQFKKFLDMLKQLHINIPLVEALEQMPNYVKFMKDILTRKRRLGEFETVALTKECSSFLQNKLPPKMKDPGSFTIPCTIDRSLAYPDGKIEDVLVKVDKFIFPVDFIVLDYEADREVPIILGRPFLATGRTLIDVQKGELTMRVQNEEMIFNVFKAMRFPDEDEECSVVSVVDSLASKELENNFDDPLERLLMFDSHAEDEDEYLA, from the exons ATGAACGAGAATCAAGACCCTGAACTACTTCCCATTGATCTAGAAATCGAGCACACCTTTAGAAGAAGGCGAAGAATACAAAAGTCAAAAAGGGAAGTAGTAGTGATGCATGCTAAGAAAGGGGCTCAACAGGGAGCCGCCCAGAGGGTAGCTCCTCTACCAGGAGTCGCTCATGATCCACCAGTAAATACAGCAGGAGTTGCTCAAGATCGAGCAGCTCAAGGGGGAGTAGCTGCCAAGAATGGGCAAAATGCAGTTATTGTGGCTGATGACAGAGATCATGCTATAAGGCAATATTCTCTCCCCCTCTTCAATGAGCTTAATCTAGGAATTGTCACACCAGAAATTCAGGCAGCACAGTTTGAATTGAAGCCAGTCATGTTCCAAATGCTTCAAACTGTGGGTCAGTTTAGTGGGATGCCAACAGAGGATCCTCACCTTTACCTTCACATGTTCATTGAAGTAAGTGACTCTTTCAAGCTGCCCAGAGTGACAGAGGATGCATTGAGACTAAAGTTGTTCCCATACTCCTTGAGAGATAGAGCCAGAGCTTGGTTGAACTCCTTGCTATCTGATTTCGTGAGTACTTGGCAAGAGGTGGCTGAGCGGTTCTTGATGAAGTATTTTCCTCCCACTAAAAATGCCAAGCTTCGCAATGAGATTACTTCATTTCAACAACTTGATGAAGAATCCTTATATGAGGCATGGGAGCGGTTTAAGGAGTTGTTACGCAAATTCCCTCACCATGGAATTCCTCATTGCATCCAAATGGAAACCTTCTATAACGGTCTTAACGCTCATACTAGGATAGTGGTTAATGCTTCAGCGAACGGGGCTCTTCTTGCTAAGTcctataatgag GAATATATAGTGAAGAATGAAGCTATTATTCAGAGCCAAGCGGCTTCATTGAGGAACTTAGAAAACCAAGTTGGGCAACTAGCTAATGAGCTTAGAAATAGACCCCACGGTACACTGCCAAGTGATACCGAGAATCCAAGGAGTATAGGGAAGGAACATTGTAAAGCTGTCACTTTGAGGAATGGAAAGGAGTTAGAGAAGGACAAGACCGAGTCTGGGCATGAGg GGATACCACAGCATTGTCAACCAGCAAGCTCAATTTCAAAGAAGCCACCTCCATTTCCTCAACGTTTTCAGAAGCAAAAGTTGGATTCTCAATTCAAGAAGTTTCTAGATATGTTGAAGCAGTTGCATATCAACATCCCACTGGTAGAGGCACTTGAGCAAATGCCTAACTATGTAAAATTCATGAAAGATATTCTTACAAGGAAGAGAAGGTTAGGAGAATTTGAGACAGTGGCTCTTACCAAGGAATGTAGCTCATTCTTGCAAAACAAGCTGCCACCGAAGATGAaagatcctgggagtttcaccATTCCATGTACCATTG ATAGATCTCTTGCTTATCCAGATGGGAAGATTGAGGATGTCTTGGTAAAAGTTGATAAGTTCATTTTCCCAGTTGATTTCATTGTGTTGGATTATGAGGCAGACAGGGAGGTACCAATCATTCTAGGGAGGCCTTTTCTAGCTACTGGTAGAACTTTGATTGATGTGCAAAAGGGTGAACTTACTATGAGGGTTCAAAATGAGGAGATGATTTTCAATGTTTTCAAGGCTATGAGATTTCCAGATGAGGACGAAGAGTGTTCTGTGGTTTCAGTGGTAGATTCTTTGGCTTCAAAGGAATTAGAAAACAATTTTGATGATCCTCTAGAGAGACTCTTGATGTTTGATTCACATGCAGAGGATGAGGATGAATACTTAGCTTAG